One genomic region from Thunnus maccoyii chromosome 16, fThuMac1.1, whole genome shotgun sequence encodes:
- the LOC121880985 gene encoding homeobox protein six1b, producing the protein MSILPSFGFTQEQVACVCEVLQQGGNLERLGRFLWSLPACDHLHKNESVLKAKAVVAFHRGNFRELYKILESHQFSPHNHPKLQQLWLKAHYVEAEKLRGRPLGAVGKYRVRRKFPLPRTIWDGEETSYCFKEKSRGVLREWYTHNPYPSPREKRELAEATGLTTTQVSNWFKNRRQRDRAAEAKERENSENNNAGGNKQNQLSPLDGGKSLMSSSEDEFSPPQSPDQNSALLLQGNMSHPGASAYSMPGLGAPQPVHGMHGHPHQLQDSLLGPLTSSLVDLGS; encoded by the exons ATGTCTATTTTACCGTCCTTCGGCTTTACGCAGGAGCAAGTGGCGTGCGTTTGCGAGGTGTTGCAGCAGGGAGGAAACCTGGAGAGGCTCGGCCGCTTCCTGTGGTCTCTACCCGCGTGTGATCACCTTCACAAGAACGAGAGCGTCCTCAAAGCCAAGGCGGTGGTGGCCTTTCATCGGGGGAACTTCAGAGAGCTCTATAAGATCCTGGAGAGCCACCAGTTTTCTCCGCACAACCACCCgaagctgcagcagctctgGCTGAAGGCGCACTACGTGGAGGCGGAGAAGCTGCGCGGCCGGCCGCTCGGAGCTGTAGGGAAGTACAGGGTGCGGAGGAAATTCCCGCTGCCCCGTACGATATGGGACGGCGAGGAGACCAGCTACTGCTTTAAGGAGAAGTCCAGGGGCGTCCTGAGAGAGTGGTACACGCATAACCCTTATCCGTCCCCGCGGGAAAAGAGAGAGCTGGCCGAGGCCACAGGACTGACCACCACGCAGGTCAGCAACTGGTTCAAAAACAGAcggcagagagacagagccgCAGAGGCGAAGGAGAG AGAGAACAGTGAAAACAACAACGCAGGCGGCAACAAACAGAACCAGCTGTCCCCGCTGGATGGAGGAAAGTCTCTCATGTCCAGCTCGGAGGACGAGTTTTCTCCACCTCAGAGCCCCGACCAGAACTCAGCGCTTTTGCTCCAGGGCAACATGAGCCACCCCGGGGCCTCCGCTTACTCCATGCCCGGCCTCGGGGCCCCACAGCCGGTGCACGGCATGCACGGACACCCGCATCAactgcaggactccttgttggGACCTCTAACCTCCAGTCTTGTGGATTTGGGCTCTTAA